The following coding sequences lie in one Pseudomonas syringae CC1557 genomic window:
- a CDS encoding helix-turn-helix domain-containing protein: protein MNTAQHFEYSDDPRFYLQLASLVSSTGCTTFAGRMLQLVHSVVPIHGLDLSELTLDLRQGSVSRINLLGGAGLQHANTDIDSTGHPLLASILHMQDPLLIQLKPPSSMQHPQRNTHQCNLVSSHGELRRIICFYRLTTLRAFSLTELSLLKSLSDTLLPLVEQHAYGLAQASVRGARVEPEPGSLDQAFSGRLAQDAITLSAREQEVCLGLLTGGTVAELAQRLKVKNSSVETYLKRATTKLGVSGRHGLARWMAGN from the coding sequence ATGAACACGGCGCAACACTTCGAATACAGCGACGATCCGCGCTTTTACCTGCAACTTGCCAGCCTGGTTTCCAGCACCGGCTGCACTACATTTGCCGGACGCATGCTGCAATTGGTCCATTCTGTAGTGCCGATTCACGGGCTCGACCTCAGCGAATTGACGCTGGACCTGCGCCAGGGCAGCGTCAGCCGTATCAATCTGCTCGGCGGCGCCGGCCTGCAGCATGCAAATACCGACATTGACTCAACGGGTCATCCACTGCTGGCAAGCATTCTGCATATGCAGGACCCGCTACTGATCCAGCTCAAGCCGCCTTCGAGCATGCAACATCCGCAACGCAATACTCATCAGTGCAACCTGGTTTCCAGCCACGGCGAGCTGCGCCGGATAATCTGCTTTTACCGGTTGACCACCTTGCGCGCGTTCTCGCTGACCGAGCTGTCACTGCTCAAAAGCCTGTCGGATACCCTGTTGCCACTGGTTGAACAGCACGCCTATGGCCTTGCTCAAGCCAGTGTTCGAGGGGCGCGAGTCGAACCGGAGCCTGGTTCGTTGGATCAGGCGTTCAGCGGCAGGCTGGCGCAGGACGCTATTACCTTGTCTGCACGAGAGCAGGAAGTCTGTCTGGGCTTGCTGACAGGTGGCACTGTGGCCGAACTGGCACAGCGACTGAAGGTCAAGAACAGCTCGGTGGAAACTTACCTGAAGCGTGCCACGACAAAACTGGGCGTCAGCGGCAGGCATGGCCTGGCGCGCTGGATGGCGGGGAATTGA
- a CDS encoding membrane-bound PQQ-dependent dehydrogenase, glucose/quinate/shikimate family produces MILKVTSIAMAMLSMALLYMGAQLVAVGGSSAYSIIALGVLATAVLLFLKKKSALTLYALILWAILIWIVSEVGFDKWQWIPRGDVFALVGLWLALPWVVRPLYRAQAGDDRRHFHPFLSGTLGVMLVIVVAMMFYDPYPQRGQINAAGTARSTETAGNDWVAYGGTSAGQRFSRLDQITPITVGKLSVAWEYHTGDLRDADKDAGEYTFEATPLKVNDRVYVCTPHNEVHALNPQTGELTWKYTPEKKRSYLQQHQTCRGVSYYSAASGTADAQPTPALCAKRVITATADARLVALDADTGKLCSNFGDAGVIDLSVNMGEVRPHALMQTSAPLIAGELIVIGSSVMDNGYNNGNPSGVIRAYNVLTGQLVWNFDPYHPHDTRPIAAGQSYPQDTPVAWATLSADVKNGLVYVPFGNASPDETGTLRDPESNTEQFRDALVALDLKSGALRWKFQTSHNDLWDRDNPSQPSLLELGKEGSKQPAILVPTKVGNIFVLNRLTGEPIVPIDQASVSTEGGVPGERFAPNQPVSRLNFIPPALTEKSMWGVTPFDQMACRITYNTLRYDGNPWTPATEKGSLIYPGNIGVFNWGSVAVDPDRQILVATPVHLAYIYNLIKRPAQAEEKRLFTEDGKPYWNENFKGDYAIRISRLASSLGIPCTAPPWGSMVGVDLSTGKTEWTRRVGTTKNLKTNFMQARFPVGFPMGMVAHGGPLVTAGGVIFHGSTADNFFRAYDVNTGEVLWEHELPAGGQATPSTYTGKDGKQYVIIAAGGHGSLGTTLGDSVIAFRMD; encoded by the coding sequence ATGATTCTGAAAGTGACGAGTATCGCGATGGCGATGCTGAGCATGGCCCTGCTGTACATGGGCGCGCAGTTGGTGGCCGTCGGAGGCTCTTCCGCTTATTCGATTATCGCCCTTGGCGTGCTGGCGACGGCGGTCCTGCTGTTTCTGAAAAAGAAATCTGCACTGACGCTGTATGCGCTGATTCTGTGGGCCATCCTGATCTGGATCGTTTCCGAAGTCGGCTTCGATAAGTGGCAATGGATCCCCCGAGGTGACGTCTTTGCTCTGGTCGGGCTGTGGCTGGCGCTGCCCTGGGTGGTACGCCCGCTGTATCGCGCGCAGGCCGGCGATGACCGACGTCACTTTCATCCGTTTCTGAGTGGCACGCTCGGCGTGATGCTGGTCATTGTCGTTGCAATGATGTTTTACGATCCGTACCCGCAGCGCGGACAGATCAACGCGGCCGGGACAGCTCGCAGTACTGAAACAGCCGGTAACGACTGGGTTGCGTATGGCGGAACCAGCGCCGGTCAGCGCTTCTCCCGCCTTGATCAGATCACGCCGATAACCGTTGGCAAGCTGTCGGTCGCCTGGGAATACCACACCGGCGACCTGCGCGACGCGGACAAGGATGCAGGCGAGTACACCTTCGAAGCCACTCCACTGAAGGTCAATGACCGGGTTTATGTGTGCACTCCGCACAACGAAGTGCATGCCCTGAACCCGCAGACCGGCGAACTGACCTGGAAGTACACGCCGGAGAAAAAACGTTCATACCTGCAACAGCACCAGACCTGCCGGGGTGTCAGCTATTACTCGGCGGCAAGCGGCACTGCGGATGCTCAGCCCACGCCAGCGCTCTGCGCAAAACGCGTCATCACCGCAACCGCCGATGCTCGGCTGGTGGCGCTGGATGCCGACACCGGCAAGCTGTGCAGCAATTTCGGCGACGCTGGCGTGATCGACCTGAGCGTCAATATGGGTGAAGTTCGTCCCCACGCCTTGATGCAGACCTCCGCGCCGCTGATTGCCGGTGAGTTGATCGTAATTGGCAGTTCGGTGATGGATAACGGCTACAACAACGGCAATCCGTCCGGCGTGATTCGCGCTTATAACGTGCTCACCGGGCAACTGGTGTGGAACTTCGATCCATACCATCCACATGACACCCGACCCATCGCAGCGGGCCAGAGCTACCCGCAGGACACGCCTGTTGCATGGGCCACTCTGAGTGCAGACGTCAAAAACGGTCTGGTGTATGTACCGTTCGGCAACGCTTCGCCTGACGAGACCGGCACGTTGCGGGACCCTGAAAGCAACACCGAACAATTCCGTGACGCGCTGGTTGCGCTGGACTTGAAAAGCGGTGCATTGCGCTGGAAATTCCAGACTTCGCACAACGATTTGTGGGACCGCGACAACCCTTCGCAGCCGTCGCTGCTGGAATTGGGCAAGGAGGGCAGCAAACAACCGGCCATCCTGGTGCCTACCAAGGTTGGCAATATCTTCGTCCTCAACCGCCTGACCGGCGAGCCGATTGTGCCGATCGATCAGGCCAGCGTGTCTACCGAAGGCGGTGTGCCCGGTGAACGCTTTGCGCCGAACCAGCCGGTTTCCAGGCTCAACTTCATCCCGCCAGCGCTGACCGAGAAATCCATGTGGGGCGTGACGCCGTTCGATCAGATGGCTTGCCGGATCACCTACAACACGCTGCGTTATGACGGTAACCCGTGGACGCCCGCTACCGAGAAAGGCTCGCTGATCTATCCGGGCAATATCGGGGTGTTTAACTGGGGCTCGGTGGCTGTCGATCCGGACCGGCAGATACTCGTCGCAACACCCGTACATCTGGCGTACATCTACAACCTGATCAAGCGTCCTGCGCAGGCAGAAGAGAAACGGCTGTTCACCGAAGACGGCAAGCCGTACTGGAATGAAAACTTCAAGGGTGACTACGCCATCCGTATTTCACGGCTCGCGTCCAGTCTTGGAATTCCGTGTACTGCGCCGCCCTGGGGAAGCATGGTCGGCGTCGATCTGAGCACCGGCAAAACTGAATGGACCCGACGGGTCGGCACCACCAAAAACCTGAAGACCAATTTCATGCAGGCGCGCTTTCCTGTCGGCTTCCCGATGGGCATGGTCGCCCACGGCGGTCCGCTGGTGACCGCTGGTGGGGTGATCTTTCACGGGTCAACCGCAGACAACTTCTTCCGTGCCTACGACGTCAATACCGGGGAAGTGCTCTGGGAGCATGAACTGCCGGCTGGCGGTCAGGCCACGCCGTCTACCTATACCGGCAAGGACGGCAAGCAGTACGTGATCATCGCCGCCGGTGGTCACGGATCGCTGGGGACTACGCTGGGCGACAGCGTGATTGCGTTCCGTATGGACTGA
- a CDS encoding sugar-binding transcriptional regulator — protein MSDSSQRMASDIDLMTEVAMLYYLENVTQEAIAKRFDLSRAKVSRLLKRARDEGIVEVRVLQHPAMNNELELALTERFQLDRALIAVDHSDPDTQRSAVASLVANYLNKTLGDGVIVAVGMGRNVGAVADNVFLPVTRNCTFVCAIGGSLKAGEYMNPDHICRRLALRFGGESESLYAPALVANPELRSILISNDTVRSTLDRARRADMALIGIGDMSENSNMVRMGWFSPQEIAQARLSGTVGDMMGYDFIDIHGQPAVNAIQGRVIGLTVQELFRIPDVVAIASENTKAAATLGALRSGVINTLATTVTNAHTILALDDATRKS, from the coding sequence ATGAGTGACAGTAGCCAGCGCATGGCCAGCGACATCGACCTGATGACTGAAGTCGCGATGCTTTATTACCTTGAGAATGTCACTCAGGAAGCCATCGCCAAGCGTTTCGACTTGTCGCGAGCAAAAGTCAGCCGGCTGCTCAAACGCGCACGTGATGAAGGCATCGTCGAGGTGCGGGTCTTGCAGCATCCGGCCATGAACAACGAGCTTGAGCTGGCGCTGACAGAACGCTTTCAGCTCGACAGAGCGCTGATTGCGGTCGACCACAGCGATCCCGATACCCAGCGCTCGGCGGTCGCCAGCCTGGTGGCCAACTACCTGAACAAGACTTTGGGCGACGGTGTGATCGTCGCTGTCGGCATGGGCCGCAATGTGGGGGCCGTGGCCGATAACGTATTCCTGCCAGTCACGCGCAACTGCACATTTGTCTGTGCGATTGGCGGTTCGCTCAAGGCGGGGGAATACATGAACCCCGACCACATCTGTCGCCGTCTGGCACTGCGTTTCGGTGGTGAAAGCGAAAGCCTGTATGCCCCGGCGCTGGTCGCCAACCCGGAACTGCGCAGCATTCTGATCAGCAACGACACGGTGCGCTCCACTCTGGACCGAGCTCGCCGTGCCGACATGGCGTTGATCGGTATAGGTGACATGAGTGAGAACAGCAACATGGTGCGCATGGGCTGGTTCTCTCCGCAGGAAATCGCTCAGGCACGTTTATCCGGGACAGTCGGCGACATGATGGGTTACGACTTCATCGACATTCATGGTCAGCCAGCGGTCAACGCCATACAGGGCAGGGTCATCGGCCTGACCGTGCAAGAGCTTTTCCGCATTCCGGATGTGGTCGCCATCGCCAGTGAAAACACCAAGGCGGCCGCCACGCTGGGCGCGCTGCGTTCAGGCGTGATCAACACGCTTGCGACCACCGTGACCAATGCGCACACCATCCTTGCCCTGGATGATGCGACCCGCAAAAGCTGA
- the rpiB gene encoding ribose 5-phosphate isomerase B, whose product MNTPFPVAIGCDEAGYELKELLKRHIEALGYPVTDFGTHSTAPVLYPDIALAVATAINAGQQRLGVLVCGTGIGMAISANKVFGIRAAQAHDTYSAERARKSNDAQILSIGARVIGTELAKSIVKSFLESEFEAARSGAKVERINAIERDGHQ is encoded by the coding sequence ATGAACACACCTTTTCCGGTGGCTATTGGATGCGATGAAGCGGGTTACGAACTCAAGGAACTGCTCAAACGTCATATCGAGGCACTGGGCTATCCAGTCACTGACTTCGGCACCCACTCCACCGCACCAGTGCTTTATCCGGATATAGCGCTGGCGGTCGCAACCGCCATCAATGCCGGGCAGCAGCGGCTCGGGGTTCTGGTCTGCGGCACGGGCATCGGCATGGCCATTTCCGCGAACAAGGTATTCGGCATCCGTGCAGCGCAGGCGCATGACACTTATTCGGCGGAGCGGGCGCGCAAGAGCAACGATGCGCAGATCCTTTCCATCGGAGCGCGGGTGATCGGTACGGAGCTGGCGAAAAGTATCGTCAAATCGTTTCTGGAATCAGAGTTTGAAGCGGCGCGCTCCGGGGCCAAGGTCGAGCGCATCAATGCGATTGAGCGTGACGGGCATCAATAG
- a CDS encoding sugar ABC transporter ATP-binding protein, with protein sequence MATPLLLQAEHVAKAYAGIPALRDGRLSLRAGSVHALCGGNGAGKSTFLSILMGITQRDAGSILLNGQPVQFSRPVEALTAGVAMITQELEPIPFMTVAENIWLGREPRRAGCIVDSKELNRRTRKLLEELEFDVDATSPMHRLSVAQIQLVEIAKAFSHDCQVMIMDEPTSAIGEREAQTLFKAIRRLTARGAGIIYVSHRLSELAQIADDYSIFRDGAFVESGRMADIDRAHLVRGIVGQELQRIDHKAGRECTTECCLSVDGLSRNGEFEDISLQLRHGEILGIYGLMGSGRSEFLNCIYGLTTPDAGSVTLRGKPMPIGLPKATIRAGMSLVTEDRKDSGLVLSGSILSNIALSAYKQLSRWSLINARKEQQLAEDMVRRLQIKTTSLDLPVSSMSGGNQQKVVLAKCLSTQPVCLLCDEPTRGIDEGAKQEIYHLLDQFVRAGGAAIVVSSEAPELLRLSDRIAVFKGGRLVTISSDADLSQEALLSLAS encoded by the coding sequence ATGGCTACGCCATTACTGCTCCAGGCTGAACACGTCGCCAAGGCTTATGCCGGTATCCCAGCCCTGCGCGACGGCCGCCTCTCATTGCGGGCTGGCAGTGTGCACGCCTTGTGTGGCGGCAATGGCGCCGGTAAATCGACTTTCCTGAGCATCCTGATGGGCATCACGCAGCGTGATGCGGGCAGCATTCTGCTCAACGGCCAGCCCGTGCAATTCAGCCGTCCGGTTGAAGCGCTGACGGCAGGGGTTGCGATGATCACTCAGGAACTCGAGCCCATCCCCTTCATGACCGTTGCAGAAAACATCTGGCTGGGCCGCGAACCACGCCGGGCCGGCTGCATTGTCGACAGCAAGGAGCTGAATCGCCGCACACGTAAACTGCTGGAAGAGCTGGAGTTCGATGTCGACGCGACCAGCCCCATGCACCGTCTGAGCGTGGCGCAGATACAGCTGGTCGAAATTGCCAAGGCGTTCAGCCATGACTGCCAGGTAATGATCATGGACGAGCCGACCTCGGCCATTGGTGAGCGCGAGGCGCAAACCCTGTTCAAGGCCATTCGCAGGCTGACCGCACGCGGTGCCGGCATCATCTATGTGTCCCACCGCCTCAGCGAACTGGCGCAGATCGCCGACGACTACAGCATTTTTCGCGACGGCGCCTTTGTCGAAAGCGGACGCATGGCAGATATCGACCGGGCGCATCTGGTGCGCGGCATCGTTGGCCAGGAGTTGCAGCGTATCGACCACAAGGCCGGTCGTGAATGCACCACCGAATGCTGCCTGAGCGTCGACGGCCTGAGCCGCAACGGCGAGTTCGAAGACATCAGCCTGCAACTGCGGCACGGTGAAATTCTCGGTATATACGGCTTGATGGGCTCTGGCCGCAGCGAGTTTCTCAACTGCATCTACGGCCTGACTACCCCGGACGCCGGCAGCGTCACGCTGCGCGGCAAGCCGATGCCGATCGGCCTGCCCAAAGCGACCATTCGTGCTGGCATGTCGCTGGTCACCGAAGACCGCAAGGACAGCGGCCTGGTGCTGAGCGGCAGCATTCTTTCCAATATCGCACTCTCGGCCTACAAGCAGTTGTCACGCTGGTCGCTGATCAATGCGCGCAAGGAACAGCAACTGGCCGAAGACATGGTCAGGCGGCTGCAGATCAAGACCACGTCGCTGGACCTGCCAGTGTCATCCATGAGCGGTGGCAACCAGCAGAAAGTAGTGCTCGCCAAATGCCTTTCTACCCAGCCGGTCTGCCTGTTGTGTGACGAGCCCACGCGGGGTATCGACGAGGGTGCCAAACAGGAGATCTATCACCTGCTGGATCAGTTCGTGCGCGCAGGTGGTGCAGCTATTGTGGTGTCGTCGGAAGCTCCGGAACTGCTGCGCCTGAGTGACCGGATCGCCGTATTCAAGGGTGGCAGGCTGGTGACCATCAGCAGCGATGCCGACCTTTCCCAGGAAGCCTTGCTGAGTCTTGCCTCATGA
- a CDS encoding ABC transporter permease, producing MNSKTVIAPATVEPRSRLRLSFDRFGLPLVFILLCLVMAFASEYFMTWRNWMDILRQTSINGILAVGMTYVILTKGIDLSVGSILAFAGLCSALVATQGYGLLAAVSAGMFAGAMLGVVNGFMVANLSIPPFVATLGMLSIARGMTFILNDGSPVTDLPEEYLALGIGKIGPIGVPIIIFAVVALIFWMVLRYTTYGRYVYAVGGNEKSARTSGIGVRKVMFSVYVVSGLLAGLAGVVLSARTTSALPQAGMSYELDAIAAVVIGGTSLSGGTGSIVGTLFGALLIGVINNGLNLLGVSSYYQQVAKGLIIVFAVLIDVWRKKKR from the coding sequence ATGAATAGCAAAACTGTTATCGCCCCTGCCACCGTTGAGCCGCGCAGCCGTTTGCGCCTGTCCTTCGACCGTTTTGGCCTGCCGCTGGTGTTCATTCTGCTGTGCCTGGTCATGGCGTTTGCCAGCGAATACTTCATGACCTGGCGCAACTGGATGGACATTCTGCGCCAGACCTCGATCAACGGCATCCTTGCGGTTGGCATGACCTACGTGATCCTCACCAAAGGCATCGACCTGTCGGTGGGCTCGATTCTGGCCTTCGCCGGGTTGTGCAGCGCCCTGGTGGCGACCCAGGGTTACGGCCTGCTGGCAGCAGTCAGCGCGGGTATGTTCGCCGGTGCCATGCTCGGGGTGGTCAACGGCTTCATGGTCGCCAACCTGTCAATTCCGCCATTCGTGGCCACGCTGGGCATGCTCAGTATTGCCCGCGGCATGACGTTTATCCTCAACGACGGCAGCCCGGTTACCGACCTGCCTGAAGAATACCTGGCGCTGGGCATCGGCAAGATAGGCCCAATCGGTGTGCCGATCATCATCTTCGCTGTGGTCGCACTGATCTTCTGGATGGTGCTGCGCTACACCACCTACGGCCGCTATGTGTACGCCGTGGGCGGCAACGAAAAAAGCGCACGTACCTCGGGCATCGGCGTGCGCAAGGTGATGTTTTCGGTGTACGTGGTATCCGGGCTGCTGGCGGGACTGGCAGGCGTGGTGCTGTCGGCGAGAACCACTTCCGCCCTGCCCCAGGCCGGCATGTCGTATGAACTGGACGCGATTGCTGCTGTGGTGATCGGGGGCACCAGCCTGTCTGGTGGCACTGGCAGCATCGTCGGCACGCTGTTCGGCGCGCTGCTGATCGGCGTCATCAATAACGGCCTCAACCTGCTGGGTGTGTCTTCGTATTACCAGCAGGTAGCCAAGGGCCTGATCATCGTGTTCGCAGTACTGATTGACGTGTGGCGCAAGAAGAAACGCTAG
- a CDS encoding substrate-binding domain-containing protein: protein MKFGKSLAAVAALTLLASSIALAADSKTYKIGAAVYGLKGQFMQNWVRELKQHPAVKDGTVQITVFDGNYDALTQNNQIETMITQHFDAIIFVPIDTKAGIGTVARAMESDIPVIASNTRVASAKVPYVGNDDVEGGRLQAQAMVDKLNGKGNVVIIQGPIGQSAQIDREKGEMEVLKKHPDIKIIEMKTANWSRAEALALTEDWLNAHPNGGISGIISQNDDMALGALQAVKSRNLKPSDVPITSIDGMPDAIQAAKKNEVTTFLQDAQAQSQGALDVALRALAGKDYKPKSVIWERYAKDVKWGDGTDKNYILPWVPVTDANADALYQQVSGGK from the coding sequence ATGAAATTCGGTAAATCCCTGGCCGCTGTCGCGGCGCTCACCCTGCTTGCCAGCAGCATCGCTCTGGCGGCCGACAGCAAGACCTACAAGATCGGCGCTGCGGTGTATGGCCTCAAGGGCCAGTTCATGCAGAACTGGGTGCGTGAGCTAAAGCAGCACCCGGCGGTCAAGGATGGCACTGTGCAGATCACCGTATTTGACGGCAACTACGACGCACTGACCCAGAACAACCAGATTGAAACGATGATCACCCAGCACTTCGACGCGATCATTTTCGTGCCAATCGATACCAAGGCCGGGATCGGTACCGTGGCACGGGCGATGGAGAGCGACATTCCGGTGATCGCCTCCAATACCCGGGTGGCCAGTGCCAAGGTGCCTTATGTGGGCAACGATGATGTCGAGGGTGGTCGCCTCCAGGCACAGGCCATGGTCGACAAGCTCAACGGCAAGGGCAACGTGGTGATCATTCAGGGCCCGATTGGCCAGTCGGCGCAGATCGACCGGGAAAAAGGCGAGATGGAAGTGCTGAAGAAACACCCGGACATCAAGATCATCGAAATGAAGACCGCCAACTGGTCCCGTGCCGAAGCGCTGGCGCTCACCGAAGACTGGCTCAACGCGCACCCCAACGGAGGCATCTCCGGGATCATTTCGCAGAACGACGACATGGCCCTTGGAGCCCTGCAAGCGGTGAAATCCCGCAACCTGAAGCCTTCGGATGTACCGATCACCTCCATCGACGGCATGCCCGACGCCATTCAGGCGGCCAAGAAAAACGAAGTCACCACCTTCCTGCAAGACGCCCAGGCGCAATCCCAAGGCGCCCTCGACGTCGCCCTGCGCGCCTTGGCTGGCAAGGATTACAAGCCGAAGTCAGTGATCTGGGAACGCTACGCCAAGGACGTGAAATGGGGCGACGGGACTGACAAGAACTACATCCTGCCGTGGGTACCGGTGACCGATGCCAATGCTGACGCGCTGTATCAGCAGGTCAGCGGCGGCAAGTAA